tgttttctcTCTGATGTTGCGTTGTGTTACATTTTGTAGGTCCAATATACTTTGTAAAACATGAAGGAAAATGGGTCAAATGTAAGTTAcacataaaatataaaaactttgaAATCAATCCAGGAGTACAAACAAACATTGTGGAAGTTACAACAACGAAAATCATAAATCATGTAATGGTTTTCTTCTTTCTAGTTTCATCTTCACGAGCTATAACCTCAACTTGTAGCCTGTTAATAGTTCTCAACAGTCCCGGAATAATCATAGCAAATCAGGGGCACATGGGTTGGTCGACCCACCTTATAAACGGACATCCACTGAACTgtaaaaaaaaagacaaaaatggaAGATTAATCAAAAAATTAAAACATGTCACACATGTATGGCTTTTTAAAGGGCATTATTTCTGTAACACTAAAAAATGTAACAGACATTTTTGCTTTGATTGTTACATTTTTAacacaaaaaaatataacataCTTTGTTTCTGTAAGAgtcactttatttttacaataatctggAAAAATGTATCAAcgcactttatttttacaataatctaaaaaagtgtaacaatccactttattttctgtaacgtgcattatttctgtaacacaaaaaatgtaacatacatttTTGCTTTGATTCTTACATTtctaacacaaaaaaatgtaacaacacactttgTTTGTGTAACGGTCActttattatttaaataatctGGAAAAATGTAccaacacactttatttttacaataatctaaaaaagtgtaacaatTCACTTTATTTTATGTAACGGACATTATTTATGTGAcacgaaaaaatgtaacatgcattttttcttGAACAAATTTTATACAAAAATTTGAACAAATTCGGGTAGATGATGTGATTTCAATGTTCGTGATGTAAATTTGTTACTTGCTAGCCCGGTTTTGTATATCTTATATCGAAGTTTCTGCCATCCAAAAAAACTTTTAACTTTACATCTTAGAGAAGAACTTTGACTATCATCTCAAGAAGAACATGAACATCTTAGAGAACTTTACAACtttgaaaataaactatttacaaaatatttGACTATTTGTAACTAGTTAGAATAGAATTTCTACGTAGACTTATTAATTATTGTCCAAATCAACTTTAAACTTTAATGCCTCAAATTTTAGATAACACAGACTACACGCATAACATAACATAGGTACAAGGATCAATTAACtagaatcaaaatcaaaattgttAATATAAAAAGACAAATATGATCGAAAAAGTCAAAAGTTAAGAAAAgctaaaacttcaaacaatcaaagATTCAGATCTAAACAAGAAGCACTCACCGGAAAATATCCCAACAGGACTCCAAACCATCAACCGGAGTCGGAAAACCATGTTTCACAAACACACTCCGGTAAACCGGTCCCTTTGACGGATGTCCGTCTTTCACTGTTACCGCTGGCTCCACCTGGACTATAAACTTCTTCGAAGACATTTTCCAATCGATAATTTTAACTTTTCAACCGGATCTGGAGGAGGATCTTCTAGATCTGGAACATCATGTTCAAACATCGAACATCTTTTTGGGTCTGGAGCATCTAGATGATGATCTTTTGAACTGGATCATCTTTTGGATTCAATTCACTTTTGGATCTGGATGATGATTTTTCTAGATCTGGAAATGAATTAGAAGATAAAGATATAAAGAGAGAGATAGAGGATGATTGTGATGTATATAAAGAGAGAGAAAACACAGGTTGTAATGATATaaaaagaaagagagagagtgCAGACTAGACTTTTACACTTTCTGCCACTAGGTAAAATGACGTATATACCCCTCACTTCATCTTTATGCACATGTGACGTGGCTGAATCCTAGCCACACATGTGGGTTTCTTGGGTTTTCTCATCTGGAGTGagttttctcattataattagcctatatatatatatatatatatatatatatatatatatatatatatatatatatatatatatatatttctaaaataTCTCCAATATAATCTATTTCCTACTAGTTCTTTTAACGCCAAAGTAATATGCTCCTAATCTAGGCCTATTAATCACCAGCACCTTGCAGAATTTGAACCCTTCACCTGTAGAATAGAGGGGATACATCTTCTTACCATCTCAACATGTCACTAATATTACACCAACTATTGACGGAAAACACATTTATGATTAGAATACTTGATTGCGTGTTCGAAGAGTCAGTTCCTATAGACCAAGAACGGTAATGAATTTACACTAGCATTGTAAACATCATGATGTCTGGTCATTCATGTGTCATCTATGAAATTATACATCAATGTGTTTGAACTAAAAACTTCAACTTTTTAGCTTCCTGTAACAATATAGATAATGGAATGCTTTTTCTACCTCCTATTTGTGTCAATCACTTTCTTATTTTGCTGTTAAAAAAGAAGCACTTGTGTTCTTAATTGATTGTTTTCTCAACTGTATAAAGCAAGCCTAATTTATGCAAGGACCCTCCCCTTTTGAGAAATAGCACTATCAGTCCCCACACACTCTCATTCTACTCCTATATATACACATCCCCCACCCTATATCCAACATAATCAACTCAAAATGACATATTCATCCATAAGATTTTGTTGCAACCTTGTTTACACTCTTTTCCTATTTGGGGTTGTGACGCTTCGTGTTGCAAACGCGAAACCGGCTACATTTTTACAGGATTTTCATATAACATGGTCTGATTCTCACATCAAGCAACTCGATGGTGGAAGAGCTATCCAACTTATCCTTGACCAAAACTCGGGTATGTATCTATATTAAATTGTTACAAAATTTTTAACCTTAATGACAGGATTGTATTGTATGATACAGGTTGCGGGTTTGCTTCCAAAAATAAATACTTGTTTGGACGTGTGAGCATGAAGATTAAGCTTATTCCAGGAGATTCTGCTGGCACAGTCACTGCGTTTTACGTAAGATCCTTGATGTTTTATACcggaaaaaataataataaacatgtttatatacatgCATGAATTTGAATGctatacaaaaataaaaataaaacatggTTTTCATGGCAGATGAACTCGGATACTAATCAAATCCGTGATGAGCTTGATTTTGAGTTTTTGGGGAACCGAAGTGGGCAGCCCTACTCGGTTCAAACTAATGTTTTTGCTCACGGAAAAGGTGATAGAGAACAAAGGATCAACTTGTGGTTTGACCCTGCCGCTGACTTCCATACTTACTCGATTTTATGGAACCATCAACATGTTGTGTAAGTTACATAGTACAATGACTAGAATACAATAATCGAAACTAAAATGACGCATTTCATGTATTTGCATAGGTTTTACGTCGATGAAGTGCCAATCAGGGTGTACAAGAATAACGAAGCCAAAGGAATACCATTCCCAAAATCGCAGCCAATGGGAGTGTACTCAACATTATGGGAAGCCGATGATTGGGCGACAAGGGGCGGGCTCGAGAAAATAGATTGGAACAAAGCACCCTTTTACGCATATTACAAAGACTTCGATATTGAAGGCTGCGTCATTCCGGGTCCAGCCACATGCGCATCTAACCCGTCTAATTGGTGGGAGGGTGCCACCTATCAACACCTGGACTCCGTTGGCGCTCATCGTTACCGGTGGGTCCGCATGAATCATATGGTTTATGATTATTGCACAGACAAACGCCGGAATCCGGTTACCCCACCGGAATGTATGGCTGGAATTTAGAATTTAGATCCCTTTGTTGATGGGATTTTTcctattattaaaaaaaaaaaaaaactgttggaGGACATAAATAATGTATGGGCCATAATTGTGAAAGGAAATGTTATATATGTACTCTATGCATCTTTATGTGAATAAATGCTTTTACTTTTCCCCATTCCTATAACTTTATGCATATTTTGGTCCTCTCAACTTAAAAAGGTTGAGTAACATAACAATATTCAGTTATTCACATTTGAGTTAATTTATATAACTTATAAACTCTTTATTGAATGAGAAATCTAAACGAGAAAATATCTATTTTCTTGCGCCAATTTTGACTGCAACTGGTTGAGAGCAATATGGACAGTTACCAAACAGAACATCGAATGACCTGCGTTATAACGATGAACAAGACTAAAAAGTCAATGACGCTGTTGACCAAAAGGGAAAAGATGAACTTATACACTTAACAAGATTAGTGATTACTTACTGTCTTGTCGTTGTGATGGAACGTAACCAATCCCCAAGGCAAACGCTATGAAACGCTTTGCTGCAGGTGGTATTTTCACATGTATAATCTGTTTTGCTTCCACTTTTAGGCCCAAGTTCATCATCTATAACACCAAACGGTCCAAACACAAAGTCAGTTCGCATAAGTTTATGCAAGAATGAAGAATTAACGACCATTGTATAGATTATATACCTACTGGAAGGAATTGCGAATAGCATATCCCGCAATCAATTTGCTGATCATTTTTCTCAACGCCTGGAGGTCCTGGAAGTTGAAACTCCAACAAAGTTGCTAGATTTTCGGCAAATAGTTTGTCTTTCGACCTATAATAAAGGATAATCGAAAccagaaataaaaaataaaatgcaTGACATGATTAACCGAAATTCAGAACACCATACCGATGCAAAAGTAACTTTCTATTAGCTTAATAAATGATGCCAGAGAAAGACATTATTGTGAAGCATAGAACACATTTACTTACACGATGGGTCaattaatattatgttttatATCTAGTAAGTCAAACgtacgccccgcttgcggtatgctcatataatgtatatatgtgtgggcgctcggggggcaaaagtgaaagtgcactaattttaacgtaattttactaatttcgtgaaaataacgttaaaagaggggggtggttaatcatgcatcatgtggtggcgttgatagccgaaagacaagggggtacatgcactaatcggcgattttctcaattgctgagtgt
Above is a window of Helianthus annuus cultivar XRQ/B chromosome 14, HanXRQr2.0-SUNRISE, whole genome shotgun sequence DNA encoding:
- the LOC110903820 gene encoding probable xyloglucan endotransglucosylase/hydrolase protein 6, yielding MTYSSIRFCCNLVYTLFLFGVVTLRVANAKPATFLQDFHITWSDSHIKQLDGGRAIQLILDQNSGCGFASKNKYLFGRVSMKIKLIPGDSAGTVTAFYMNSDTNQIRDELDFEFLGNRSGQPYSVQTNVFAHGKGDREQRINLWFDPAADFHTYSILWNHQHVVFYVDEVPIRVYKNNEAKGIPFPKSQPMGVYSTLWEADDWATRGGLEKIDWNKAPFYAYYKDFDIEGCVIPGPATCASNPSNWWEGATYQHLDSVGAHRYRWVRMNHMVYDYCTDKRRNPVTPPECMAGI